The Tripterygium wilfordii isolate XIE 37 chromosome 5, ASM1340144v1, whole genome shotgun sequence DNA segment acattttctctcttattttgCAGCTCCAAGCCGCTGGTTTCCACAGCCAATGGTCAAACTCCTCCATCCAACCATCATACCAACTGCCACCACTCCCAAAAGAAGCATCATGTCCCCAGGAACAAAACTCATCCATCATTAGCAATGGACAGTTGTGGGAATCGTTGGATAATCCCCCGTAATGTCGTAGCCGCCGCCGCCGCCGTCGCCTAAATGAGCTAAATTCAGCCAACTCCAGTGACTTTTTGGCCAACTGTTGGTGCCTTTTGACTGACCAAACCAAGGGCAACATTTCACAACCATTTTCGACCATAACAAACCGTCGAAAGTGCCTGAGCCAGTTCTAGATCCAAACGGGTATTTTTGACCCAGCTTGGTTCTtgctaaatttttattttctggcGATAATGAGAGCAAATCATAAGATGCtcgaacaatgtaataagaggttTAAATAACGTAATAAGATGCtcgaacaatgtaataaaattttTAACAATGTACTGTGTTTGAGCTCTACTTTGTAAAGTTCATACTTTTGGGTATTTAGTTCCTGCAAAAACAATGGCCGAATttattaaacaatgtaataagaagctgaaataatgtaataaaaggctgaaacaatgtaataaattttaaacaacATATTGTTTGAGCTCGGCTTCGTAAAGCTCATACTTTTGGCCTTGGTTCATGCAAAAACAATGGTCGAATTTATTAAAAATGTAATAAGAagctgaaataatgtaataagagcgAGAAATCAATGTGACTAGAGACAGACGCAATGTAGTAAAATGTTTAAACAATCCAATAAGaggttgaaacaatgtaataaatacTTGTCTTTTAATTGTTCTATATCTCTATTACATCGTTGACaaaaaatgtaattaagaacTACCAAGCAAAACATATCGACAATAgatcttgttggaaagagttttacatgttgattctaaatatgaattttttttgaaaatccaacatgtatttttgagaattaaaatgttttaaaatttcgttttaggaaagagagaataaaaaacaTCTGAGAGAAAATGTTAGACccatttttgaaattgctttgTCATTTGTACATGTGGCTTGCCACATGTATTATGTAAGCCTATGTACATTTTTATTATGTATAACTAGTACTGCCGATTCCACCCAGAAGGTCCCTAAAGCATGTCCGCGTACAATGCTCAAGGCTGGGTAGCAAGAGTAacttttaatttattatgaGCTTGATGCATCTATGCGCACTTTAAAGCAGAAATCAATGGGCATGTTGTCTTAATAAGGTACAAAATGTCATTACCATAAGGAATGAAAAATGGTCACATGAGAAAATACATTCATAAGATTATGAGAAAATGCATAGACGGAAagtgttgaaaaaaaaataaaaaatactgaTTATGAAATAATACCactgaaaatttcaaaataagtaGAAGCAAAACAACATCAGAATTCAAAGATGTTAATGACCGACTGGCAACAACTATAGGAGCAAActacaatttaataaaattacagtcTAAAAATGAGAGACCTTAATTGGAGGTCTCTGTGTCATACTGCCAGGGGTTAAATTCCATTGATGAGACATCAATCTCTGTCGAGCTGTTGGAGCTATCTATGGCGGCCCGATGTTCGTTATATTTGCCATTGTACTCGCACACTTCCAAGTCACCCCAGGGCGTAGGATGAATTTCACTAGTTATATTGAACCATTTTGGAGTAAATTGATCACCATTAGCCTCGCGTTTCCTCTTTTCAGCTCTCTGCTGCTCTTCCAGCCTAGTAAAAGACAGAAGGGGTTAGATCTTTTTTCAGGGTCAACTGATCATTAGCTGGCATAGTCCATAAATttaagaaaaactagcaagcaCAAGAACTTCTGTGATAAGCATGATTTTTACTACAAAAGCTCGTTTCTTTTTTATCTGATGCAATGCATGAATTTCTTGCCATTAACTAGTCCTAGATTCAATTTGCTTTTGCGTGTTTTTAACACATGATCccgagggagagggagagagagagagagcaagaggAGGAGACACCTGCTCTTTTCTAACCCAGCTTTTGATAGGTCACCCTTCTCAAGGGCATATCTATCAGGACGTAAACGAGAATCTGATGCCAATAATCCTTTGGGAGCAGTTTCAAAGCTGTTAATCTTGTGTGCAAAATGAGTGTACTGGAATTTGTCATTTTTTGGAGGATCTGCAACCCTCCAAACCTGCAAAACATATGAACCATAACAACAAATGATGACTTACTTCAAGATCACAGTTATGCTAATCGCCCCACACAAATATGCACAAGTTACATTCCCTAAAGTCTTATAAAAGCATAAATTCAAATTCatgacaaaaataataattttgctCATTATTTAGGCTAGTATCTCAAAGATAATCATTCCCCAGATGAAGATTCCTAATTGAAAATAGgtcttatatatacatatatgtctgAATATAATGGAGAACAAGTATTGAGGTACAGTTGCCTAACTGAACCACTTCTGTTCTTACCATAGGATTGGATGATGACCCTCACCCGCCAAAATAGAAAATCAGTCCCCAGTCTTTCAAAATTGTAATTCTGTAACTAGTTTTCCATTTATTGATCAAGTAATATGGTCCATTTCTACTTTTCAAAAACACATACAGAGACTCATCAAGAAGAATGAGTAGTCATGTTGTACATGGCTCGGAGAAATCATCTCAATAACAATGGAAACCTAGAAAAAATTATGCTTTTAAAGAATTTCATATTCACATCCAAAAATCCCCACGAAAACCTTTTTCTAAATAACAAGATTGATAAGCATTAAATGACCAGTACTGCCAAAAGGACAAAATATGCATCCTAAGCCGGCAGTGAGGAACATAAGCGGTGAACCTCTTTTAGTTAAGTGCCTGGAAGTCcatccaaacatatacataATACACCCAAGAACAAATACAGGATAGTCCTGCTTGCATGTCGACAAAAGATGGAAACAATTAAAAACACAAACCTCTTTTAGTTCAGTGCCTGGAAGTGGTTCACCTTCTGTATCACAGTTTTGATAATGCAGTGACTCATTCCACTTCCCAGTTATCAATATCTTGGGCTCCTCAGCAGCATTATACACGTATCCATCAATTTCATACCTACCAGCTCTGCAAATGCAAATACTATTCATTGctaaaggaaaaaaagacaACTTGTGCACCTGATTTATAAGTCACAATTAATATTTCCATTGAATGTGTAAATATGGTTTCGAACCGTAGAACGGCCTCCAAGTACAGCAAAGTACAGATGCATAAATTGGCCGGAGTGTGAACCACTCCACACAGAGTTATCATATTATTCAAAGAAGTTAACAGCAGAAAAAATCAACACAGTTCAAAGGAGGTAACCAATACCCAAACCAACCGCAAGGTTGAAAATATAGCACAACTTTGTCTTTTGTAGTCAAGTTAGTCATGATCATCTCCCCTGGTGAATCAATCCAAGTGCGTCCAAAGATTAAGTTGCTAACTTTTGTGGGTGGCGGCACCAAATCAAGAATTACACCATCCCTTTTGAGGGTCACGCGTGTCCTGCACACAAATATGttgcaaaataataaatatacaatTTCTATATTTAGCTCTGTGGAGGTATGAGTAATGACATTTAGACATGTGAAGCAAACCAATCAGTTGGGTTTGAGGGGGAGGGGCATTAAATTGAACAAATTACTGTTAGTCTTAAAGAATAAACCAAACCAAATTAATGATTTTCTTTAGGTGAAATCCCCACATTCCCTCTTTTCAAAATTCTTGAAATGTGTTTATCATAATAGGGTTAGTCAGCTCACTTATCTGTTTTCATTGGTTAAAAATGTTATTCCTAGCACAATTCTAATACCACAAGATATTATGCTAGCTCCAAGTCTTAAATCAAGTGACAGTAGGCTTATAATAAGTATGAACATCTCTACCACTGGTAATATCAAAATACATGCATATATCATTTTCACTTTTCTTCAGCCATCGGCAGAAACAAGAATCACCACAAGTCAAAGAAGACTGGTCTTTGACTTTCAACAAAACATTTATTTCCCATGCTGAGACAATAATTTTCACTTGGGCCCTAAAGTTTGTATTTATTAATGAAGTTTAATTATAAATTTCATGAACACTAGAAAATTAATTGACAGCAATCCTTTCCACCTGTTTCTCCAAAAAAAAGGGAAGGGAAGATATTATGAATCAGTTAAAACAAAAGACCAGGATGGAAACAAGACTACTTATTTAGAGACATATCCAGGATCTCTAGCAACAAGTAGTGCTGTTATTACTAAACAAGCAAGTGCTTGAACACTTACCATATCTtatattactttatttaaaaattatcacacaaaccaaaaatattatttgataGCAACATCCTAGAATAAAGATAATCTTATGACTTTAGCTCCAAGTTCAGCATGATGATAGgaataaaaaaacaagaaatcatTGATTTAATACCTTCCAAGTGGATATATCTCAACCGAGTTCCCCAAAAACTTAGTTCGCACCTTTGAAGTTAAATCATATGTGAAATGCTCATTTTCAGCATGTGCAGCACCAATTGGAGGGTGATGACTAACCTGGAAGGATATAAATACATTGCAAAGGTTTTAAATATCGACCTTTACTAAACTTACGAGCAAGGCAAGAAgaaacacaaatgttaacacaTTGCTCTAAAAAGCAGTTCAAGATAAATCTGTAACAATATCAGAAAATGACAActgttttcatttcattcaaCAGCACCAAGAAATGCGAAAGAGAAGGGATTCTAAAAATTTGGTGCTCTATGACTCACCTGTTCTGCTAAAAATGTAACGCCACCATGATTGACCATTTCATAAGTCTCGCCGAGAATTGGATTAAATGGCTTCCAGGTTCGTTGGAGGGCATAGTATAAAGCTATAGCCCAAGATGCTGTAACCAGCTATTGTGAGTACGGTAACAACAAATGCTTCCATATACATGAAACAGATGCAAACCATCACAAACCaaaaagacagagagagaaggTACAGAGTACTCACAAGAATATACTAATCGCATGTATGGATCCTCACATTTATCTGCCAGATCTAACAAATGGGAGTATTCCATAATCTGTGAACAAAAAACAAGCCTTATAGTGGAACAACACTTTGAAAAATAGGAAAGCAAATATACAACAGCTTTTTCAATCTTCTTCTGctgacaaaagaaagaaaagcaacGGCAACccccgtgcacaagactcccacaATGGGTGGGAGTCGGGAACATGTAGGATGTAtgtagaccttaccccacataatatgtggagaggttgtttcaaggaattgaacttgtgacctgtAGGTTGCACccatgcaactctaccattgggcaaCAAGTTTTCGACTGTGAAACAAACCCCTGCAACTCTGCTGGCCAAAGAAACAGCAATTAAAACAGGAATTATATCAGGATCATGTTCcattaaaataaacaaacctCTGCCATTTTCTGGAGCATTGTCATTGGCTCAAAGATCATCACAGGGAGGGTCACCATTGATGTAATATCTGATCCTATGTACTTCTGCATCATCTTCCAGAAACTGTCCTGGTCCTGTAAGAAACAAACAACTCAACGTTTAGATATGTAAAACACATCAGAAAACAAATTTAGTCATATAGCTCCAGCCTctcaaataataatttaatgcaTTTTTCAGTCACTTAATATAAGCACCTTCTTCTACCTATGAAGCTCATTTTTAAGCTCTTAGAGGCATCAACAAAATCTGGATTTCTAGCAAATAATTTCTTCCACTCGTGCTGGCCAATAGATCAACCACCCATTTCTTTGCTTCAAATTTAATGCAGATAACCAAGATAGTCTTCGTAGTCaaacttataagttataatcACAAGTGCCAACCCTTCTACATGGGGTGGACCCAAGAATTTCATTGAGTGGGGGCAAAGTTAAGGCTATTAAGGATTAGATTGAATTTCATAAATTCAGTGGGGCAAAAGTGAGAATTTTATGTATTGCAtgtcattttctaaaaaaagaaaaggtaacaCTTGGGTCCTCCCCTGCCTACAAAACAATCCCCCTCACCAACACAGGTGGAGGTTTCTATGTGCCTTGTGGGCTTCACCGGTCAGTCAGCACCACATACAGGGAAGATATCTTCATGGAGGCCCAACATCTCTACTGGATCCTTCATTTCCCTCCATTCCCCGTGAAAGTCAATCACTGTTAGCAAAGAACTTGCTCAAATTTATAAAGGTATGAACGGAATCTTCTCAATACTTGGAATGTCCATGAAATATACTGACCAATGTGGAATCTCCAATCATATGTGCTAACACTACAATTGAGTCTCAGCAAATTCAAAAACACATGAAGTTTCATGTATAGATTCCAAAAGATATCATATATAATACAAGATTAAGCAACATAGTTTATTGTTACAACACTTATCACCTTAAAAACAGTGAATGAAAGAAATTTAGAAGTTACAACAGCGCAAGTCAATATAAGTTAACATAAGTAATTGTGTGGCACATTCTTGGGCAAGTCAATGGCCTAGTGGTAAACTTGCTTCACACAACCAAGGGCAACACTTTCAAATCCTGGAAACAGTGTCTCCACAAGAGAGTAAGGCTAGATACATCTTGTATATCCTCAATCCAGCCTCTACTAGGAGAGTCTTGTGCACAATAGTTGTTTAACCTTTGTAACCAATTGTTAAACCATTTGGTATCACACATCCTCAGCTTGAAATTTATTTAGTAGCTGGGCCATTCTTGGTACTTTTTCCCAAGAGATCATTTCAAGAAGTACCACATGAATAAAAATTTTATGAACTCATAGCACATCGTCTATGAGTGTTTTGTGTTGCCTCATATAAATTGTTGCATCTAATTATCTAAACCTTTGCACTCAAAATTCCAGTACCCTAATGCATGAAACGATGGTCACATAATTTCAAAGCTAAGCAGAACATGGGTTAGTAATGAACCTCCTGTTTCCATCTTCCTCTCTTTGCTTCCTCTTCGGCATCTTCAGTGCCCCCTTCTGGATTAACAACTTCCAGACCTTCATAATCTTGTGAACTGTTCAATGAAATACTTAAAATTAGCCACTGAGTCAGATTGTTCTATTCAAGATCATTGGCCAGACCATATACTAAATGAATCCCAATCAAGCAAGTATTGAAATTATAGCTAGATGCGACGCACTGTATGTTTACAATTAagtaaaaaaacacaacaaaaaaaatccagatCCTGCACAATTTCAACATCTGATAATCATGCAAATTGAAACCGCGAAAATTAAGAAGAGCGCGAAGCAGATCTGAATTGCCTGTTCACAGATTTGGTAAAGCTCGAAAAGGTCGAAGCGAGCGACGAGAAAAAACCGCCGCCCCCGCCGCCTTGCTTGGGATCGTTAGGATTCATGTCCGTTGAAACAAATCGTTGAAGCCGGTAAAATCGAATTTCCCGACGAGCATCAAGTAtggagagagcgagagagaattTGAGACTTTTTACTTCTTATTTAATTAAAGTATTTATAGTCCAAAATCCAATAAAGGAAACTCTGAATAACAGCCAGGAGAGGAGAAAAAACTTGGTTGGCGCCTCCTCTGTTTCCCAATTCCCAggacaaaatgaaaaatgagatAAATGTAAAGATATTTCAGTCGAAGATTAGGGATGGTACAATTCTGTCCAGTTCGGAAGATCGAAATTTTTTTAACTtggattaaaataaatttagacataactaatatgtctgaaatctatatccaaacacaaaatatatttgatttaAAATCGGATCGTGATCTAAACTAACAAatcttgttcgattta contains these protein-coding regions:
- the LOC119998126 gene encoding oxysterol-binding protein-related protein 3B-like gives rise to the protein MNPNDPKQGGGGGGFFSSLASTFSSFTKSVNSSQDYEGLEVVNPEGGTEDAEEEAKRGRWKQEDQDSFWKMMQKYIGSDITSMVTLPVMIFEPMTMLQKMAEIMEYSHLLDLADKCEDPYMRLVYSSSWAIALYYALQRTWKPFNPILGETYEMVNHGGVTFLAEQVSHHPPIGAAHAENEHFTYDLTSKVRTKFLGNSVEIYPLGRTRVTLKRDGVILDLVPPPTKVSNLIFGRTWIDSPGEMIMTNLTTKDKVVLYFQPCGWFGAGRYEIDGYVYNAAEEPKILITGKWNESLHYQNCDTEGEPLPGTELKEVWRVADPPKNDKFQYTHFAHKINSFETAPKGLLASDSRLRPDRYALEKGDLSKAGLEKSRLEEQQRAEKRKREANGDQFTPKWFNITSEIHPTPWGDLEVCEYNGKYNEHRAAIDSSNSSTEIDVSSMEFNPWQYDTETSN